GCAGTCTGGACGAGGGGCAGATGCCGGAGGCGTTCGGGTTCCACCTGTTCGCGAGCGACTTGCCGCCCAAGCCGGACTACTACTCGATCAACCTCTATCTGCCGTTCCCGCGTGGGGTGGAGGAGTTCTCTCCGGAGGAGCGCCAGCGCGTCGAGCGCTATGCTCTCGAGAAAGCAGAGCGCCTGCTGCCGGGGCTCCAGGCTGCACTCCTTTATCAGCGCTTCGTGTCCGTGAAGGAGTACAGCCAGCTGCACGGCCTGTCGTGTTACCCGGTGCCCGCGTTCTCCAAGACGAGCGTCCACAAAGCGCCGGGCTATGACCCGGCGCGGGACGTGTTCCATGTGGGCAACTCCGTGCACCCACCAGGAGAGCACGCGGGAGCGGCCGTGCTCTCGGCCCGCCTTGCCGCGAAGGCGGTGTTGCGCAGAGTGCGCACCTGACCTTCGCGGGTCGAGGTGCCCAGGTGCAGCTCAGGGGCGGTTCGGGTCGACGGTGAGGCCCATCTCGCGCAGCGCCGCGTGGATGCGCAGGCGGGCCTCGGCCCAAGGCAGGGCCTCCACCCGGTAGCCCGACAGCGCGTCGAGCAACTGGGAGCGGTAGCTCGGATTGCCCGGGTCGGCGATCACCACCACGCCCCGGTCATTGTGCGAGCGGATCAACCGCCCCACCCCCTGGCGCATCAGCAGCAACGCTCGAGGCAGCCGGTACTGGATGAACCCGAGGTACTCACTGCCACCACGGGTCAGCGCCTCCTCGCGCGAGGCCACCAGCGGCCGGCTCGGAGGCTCCAGCGGCAGCTTGTCGATGAAGACGCACCCCACGCCGCGCCCGGGGATGTCCACGCCTTGCCAGAAGCTCTTGGTACCCAGCAGCACCGTGCCCGCGTCCCGCTCCTGTCGTGCCACCAGCGAGCGCCCGTGCCCACGCGTCTGCCGCATGACCTCGATGCCCATCGGCTCCAGCCGGGACTGCACCGCGAGTCCCACCCGCTCCATCCGCCGCGTGGAGGCGAACAGGCCCAGCAGTCGTCCGCCCATGGCCTGGGCCAGTCCGGAGATGCGCATCGACGCCCACTCCACGAACGGCTCCTCGTGGGCCCGCGGCGCGTCCGTCACCAGCACCACCAGCGCCTGCTCCCGCAGCTTGAAGGGGGAGGGGGCTCGCAGCAGCCGGGGCGCGGGTGTCTCTCCACGCCCCGACAGTCCCAGGCGCCGTAGGACGAATGGGTTTTCCTGCCCTGTGCTCAGTGTGGCCGAGGTCAGCACCAGCGACCGCTTCGTCGCCGCGAAGTCGCGCGACACATACGACGAGACGTCGATCGGCTGCGCTCCCACGCTCCACCGGGAGCGCTTGGGCTCCGCCGTGGCCGCGTAGCACCGGCTCTCTGCAGGCTCTCCCGCCAGTTCTTCCGCCAGCCTCGTCAGATCCGCCAACTCCGAGGCAGCACCCGCCAGCTCGCGCTCGAGCGCTGGCTGCCGCACCGCCATGTCTGGCATGGCCTCGGGCACGAGCAGTGTCAGCACCTTGTGCACCCGCTGCAGCACCTCGCGCATGTCCTGGAGGGATTCACGGAGGGGCGCCCACGCGGGCAAGGCCCGCACCGCCGGGGTGATCCGCAGCTCGGGGGCATAGGCCGCCTCGTCCGAGTCCTCGTTGGGCGACGCCGCGGGCTCGCACAGCGCTGTCACCTGCTCGCCCAGAACCATGGCCATGTTGAACAAGGTGCTCAGAGCGCCATGCAGCTCGTTCATCACCGCGAGACCGATGTCCCGCCGCGTGCTCACCAGGGCGCGCCGCAGCTCGGCGATGAGGCCTTTCCGGCCATCCCGCCCATTCAGCCGCTCGCTGAGCCGGAGGAAGGTCAGGTCCGACAGCTCCAGGGTGAGCGCCGTGGTGGCCACATCCTCCACCTCGTGCGCCTCGTCGAGCACCAGGTGATCCAGCTTGGGGTAGCGAGGCGGCCACGCGAAGGCCAGCGACTGGTTGATGACGAGCACATCCGCCGCCCGCGCCTGCGCCACCGCCGAATGGTAGTAGCACCGGTGGTAGTGCGGGCACCGCTCGCCCAGCGTCGTCGCCGCCTCGGAGCGCACCGCGGGCACCAGCGTGTTCATCTGCGGGAAGCGCTCGCGGAACCAGTGGCTCAGCCGATCCAGGTCCCCATCCGTGCTGCGCCGCATGAACGCGCGGAGGTAGGCCCGGGGCGCGCGGGCTTCGTGCCGCATCCCCGGTTCCACCAGTGTCGCGTCCAGCGCGCGGCGGCGGCACAGGTAGTTCGTCTGGCCCTTGAGCAGCGCGTAGCCGAAGGCGCCCCCGGTGGCACGGTGAAGCCGGGGCAGGTCCTTCTCGATGAGCTGGTCCTGCAGCGTCTTGGTGTGGGGCGCCACCGCCACCTTGCGCCCGTTGCGCGCCGCGAACAGCGCCGACGGTGCCAGGTACGCCAGGGACTTGCCTGTGCCCGTGCTCGCCTCCACCGCGAGCTGACCGCCCTCGGAGAGCGTACGCGCCACCGCCCGCGACATCTCGAGCTGCGCGGGTCGGCTCTTGAAGCCCTCTTCCTGCTTCTCCAGTGCCCCTCCGGGCCCCAGCAGCGCCGTCACCTCGTCAGCGCGAACCGGCTGCACGGGAGTTCCCGGCTCGGGCTCGGGTGGGGCCTTGGCACCTCCGGCACGCAGGCGCTCGGGGCGGCCCTGGAGGAACCCTCCGGTGGTCTCCAGCTTGAGAGGCATCGGCTTCGCCCGGCATGCCTCCCATAGGCGGTAGAGCAGCGACAGCAGCGGTTGCTCCTCCGAGGCGCTGTCCTCGTCCACGGCCGCCTCGCCGGCCTCCGCCTGCGCGAGCCTCAGCGCCGCCTTCGAGCGAGGATCCAGCGTGGCCAACAGGTCCGCGATGTCATCCGCGCGGCCGTCGCGGATACACCCGTCCATGGCGTGCACCAGCACCGCGTGGGTGGCCAGGCAGTCCGTCACCACGCGGTGCGCCGTGCGCGGCTTCTGCCCCGCCCACCGCAGCATCGACTCCAGCGAGTGGCTCGACAGCTCCGGGTGCAGGTAGTGCAGCAGCTCGCACGAGTCGAGCACCGGAGCGCGGATGGGCCCCAGCAAGTCCGGGAGGAAGCCTTTTTCAAAAGGCGCGTTGTGCGCCACCACCGTCCAGCCCCTGAGGGCCTCGCGCAGCTCGGCGATGTCGCTGCCGAACCGGGGCCGGCCCTCGAGCAGGGCGTCATCGATGCCCGTCAGCCGGCGGATGGTGATGGGCAGGGGCCTCGAGGGCGAGTACAGCCGGGCGATGCGGCGCACCTCCTGGCCGTTCTCGAAGAAGAGGGCACCCAGCTCGATGACCTCGTCCGTACGGGGATCCAGCCCCGTCGTCTCGAGATCGAGGAACACATGCCGTGTCAAAAGCTCCGCCGCACTGCCCATGGGTAGGGCCCAGCCTAGCCGCCTTCCGGCGTCGGGCCGAGCCTCACTCCACCATGAACGCGCCGCTGATCATCTGACCCATCGCGCAGCCGTAGGTAAGGGTCCCCGTCTTGTTCGGGGTGAACGCGATTTCCACGGGGGTGTTGAGGGGCAGCGGCGTGTTGATGCCGTAGTCCTTCATCACGATCTCCGTGGCGCACGTCTCCTCGGTCTTCCGGGTGACGACCAGCTTCACCGGCTCGTCCTTCTTCAGCGAGATGGGCGAGGGCTCATAGCCCTTCTCCGTCACGGTGAGCGTAATGACGCGCGGGCCATCGCCCGGCTTGCGAGTCTCGGAGGCCGCTGCGGCGGGAGGCGTCTCCGCCTTCTGCTCCTTGGAGCACCCCTGCTGCGAGGCGAGGACGGCCCCGGTAGCCGCCAGGGCCAGCAGCGGCTTGATGATCTTCGAGAAGAAACGTCGCATGGGGTCCTCTTCTACTCGGCGGGAGCCGGCTCCGCAGCAGGAGCGGGGGCCGCCTCGAAGCGCAGGATGGCGTGCAGGGGGATGAAGACCTCGCTCCCTGGCTCGCCCAGCAGCAGATCGAACCGTCCGGCCTTCTGCAGAGTCATCTTCAAGGTGACGCCGTTGCGGAGCACCAGGCGGACGGGCTGTCCCACCTGCGGCAGGAAAGGGCGCGGGTCAGAGAACGGGCGCTTGTCCGGCTGACGGGCCACGCTGGCGGGCTTCTGCGTGAGCTTCGGGTCCCGCTCCAGCGTGGGCAGCAGCTTCTCCCAGTCCGTGCGGCGCGCCAGCAGTACCACCTGGAGCTTCTCCAGGCGTCCGGTGCGCTCGAAGATGAACGCGATGGGCTCTTCGGTGGTGAGCGTGTCCAGCACGGTGCGCTCACCCAGCACCACCGCCAGCTCTTGCTTCGCGGCCACCAGCCCGGAGAGGAAGTCGGCCACCGCCGCGTTCTCCACCTCGCCGCGCGCCTGCTTGATGGCGGCCTTGCGCTGGGTGCGCTCTTTGCGCGCCATGAACTCGGCGACCGTCATTCCGCTCTGAACGACGCCAAACGCGTCTCCGAGCGACAGCCCCGGGTTCTTGCCAATCAGGTCGTACACCTGGTCGAAGCGCTTGGCCTCCTCGGCGTGCAGCTTGCGCCAGATGCGGCACTTCATCTTCCCTTCGAGCTCACCCTTGGCGATGCGGGCGGGCACGCGCTCGCGCACCGCCAGCGCCTGGACCTGCTCGGGCGTGGGGGGCGGCCGTGGCGGCCCGCGGGGAGCAAAGCGTCCAGGGCCTCCGGCACGCGGTCCAGCGCCGGGCGCTCCCGGAGGGCCTCGGGGAGGACCTCCAGGCCGGGGCGACGGCCGAGGAGAGGGCGAGGCCGCACCGGGAACGGTGGGCCGGGGCGGGGCCGAGGGCACCGGTGCGCCAGAGGCGGCGGGCCGAGGCGTGGGAGCCGGCAGTGGAGCGCTCGGGGTGGCCGGCCGGGGAGCCGGCGCAGGCACGGGAGCACTGGCTGTGGTGGGCCGGGGCATGGGCGTCGCCGCCGGCCGCGGAGTGGGAGAAGGGCTAGGGGTGGGGCTCGAGGCCGGGGTAGGCGCCACAGTGCCCGGCGTCGCCGAGGCAGGGCGCCGGATGACCTCGACTGCGGGCACTACCCGCCGTGGTTTCCGATCGTTCACGTTCTCACGCTACCTGATAGCCATGAAGGGAGGGAGCACAAGGGCTCATGGCTTGAGTGAATCCGATAAATCTACCTTCCACCCCGAAGCTTCTCGGACCAGGCGGACCTCGCGAGCCTGTCCCGAGGAGAGCACGCGCACGGTCGCTACGTCCCCCTCCTCACGCACCAACGTAATGTCCGTAACATCCGCTGGGGGGGCAGAATTCATGAAGAGCAACTCATAAGGCTCCAGGTCCGCCTTGCCGCCCGAAGTGTCCTTCAGCGCCTGGGCCCGGGCCGTCAGCGCCGTCTGCGTGCCTTGGGACAGTGCGGCATACGCC
Above is a genomic segment from Hyalangium minutum containing:
- a CDS encoding helicase C-terminal domain-containing protein, with the protein product MGSAAELLTRHVFLDLETTGLDPRTDEVIELGALFFENGQEVRRIARLYSPSRPLPITIRRLTGIDDALLEGRPRFGSDIAELREALRGWTVVAHNAPFEKGFLPDLLGPIRAPVLDSCELLHYLHPELSSHSLESMLRWAGQKPRTAHRVVTDCLATHAVLVHAMDGCIRDGRADDIADLLATLDPRSKAALRLAQAEAGEAAVDEDSASEEQPLLSLLYRLWEACRAKPMPLKLETTGGFLQGRPERLRAGGAKAPPEPEPGTPVQPVRADEVTALLGPGGALEKQEEGFKSRPAQLEMSRAVARTLSEGGQLAVEASTGTGKSLAYLAPSALFAARNGRKVAVAPHTKTLQDQLIEKDLPRLHRATGGAFGYALLKGQTNYLCRRRALDATLVEPGMRHEARAPRAYLRAFMRRSTDGDLDRLSHWFRERFPQMNTLVPAVRSEAATTLGERCPHYHRCYYHSAVAQARAADVLVINQSLAFAWPPRYPKLDHLVLDEAHEVEDVATTALTLELSDLTFLRLSERLNGRDGRKGLIAELRRALVSTRRDIGLAVMNELHGALSTLFNMAMVLGEQVTALCEPAASPNEDSDEAAYAPELRITPAVRALPAWAPLRESLQDMREVLQRVHKVLTLLVPEAMPDMAVRQPALERELAGAASELADLTRLAEELAGEPAESRCYAATAEPKRSRWSVGAQPIDVSSYVSRDFAATKRSLVLTSATLSTGQENPFVLRRLGLSGRGETPAPRLLRAPSPFKLREQALVVLVTDAPRAHEEPFVEWASMRISGLAQAMGGRLLGLFASTRRMERVGLAVQSRLEPMGIEVMRQTRGHGRSLVARQERDAGTVLLGTKSFWQGVDIPGRGVGCVFIDKLPLEPPSRPLVASREEALTRGGSEYLGFIQYRLPRALLLMRQGVGRLIRSHNDRGVVVIADPGNPSYRSQLLDALSGYRVEALPWAEARLRIHAALREMGLTVDPNRP
- a CDS encoding cupredoxin domain-containing protein, encoding MRRFFSKIIKPLLALAATGAVLASQQGCSKEQKAETPPAAAASETRKPGDGPRVITLTVTEKGYEPSPISLKKDEPVKLVVTRKTEETCATEIVMKDYGINTPLPLNTPVEIAFTPNKTGTLTYGCAMGQMISGAFMVE
- a CDS encoding lipoprotein, whose amino-acid sequence is MRLSAMPLLVLALLALGGCGKTQFTTPQNAYTSFHEHVKRGEYKEAYAALSQGTQTALTARAQALKDTSGGKADLEPYELLFMNSAPPADVTDITLVREEGDVATVRVLSSGQAREVRLVREASGWKVDLSDSLKP